From Etheostoma spectabile isolate EspeVRDwgs_2016 chromosome 19, UIUC_Espe_1.0, whole genome shotgun sequence, the proteins below share one genomic window:
- the LOC116707107 gene encoding pyrroline-5-carboxylate reductase 1, mitochondrial, with translation MSVGFIGAGQVAYALARGFIAAGVIATHRITASSPGTDRPTVQGLRKIGVNFTTSNKETVSKSDVLFLTVKPHIIPFVLDEIGPDIEDRHLIVSCAAGVTISSIEKKLQQYHTDPKVMRCMTNTPVVVREGATVYATGTYAAVEDGKLLEQLMASVGYCTEVEEDLIDAVTGLSGSGPAYAFTAIDALADGGVKMGLPRRLAIRLGAQALLGAAKMLLDSDQHPGQLKDNVCSPGGATIHALHVMESGGFRSLLINAVEASCVRTRELQFLADQEKISPAAIKKTTLDKVLQQPGVTVDGVGVRSHGISMFNSSNPRTKKK, from the exons ATGAGTGTGGGTTTCATAGGAGCAGGCCAGGTGGCCTACGCTCTGGCAAGAGGCTTTATAGCTGCAG GCGTGATTGCCACCCACAGAATCACAGCCAGTTCCCCAGGCACAGATCGCCCCACAGTACAGGGACTGCGG AAAATTGGTGTCAATTTCACCACCAGCAACAAAGAGACAGTGAGCAAAAGTGATGTTCTCTTCCTGACTGTGAAGCCCCACATCATCCCTTTTGTACTGGATGAGATTGGACCAGACATTGAAGATCGTCACCTTATTGTGTCCTGTGCTGCAGGAGTCACCATCAGCTCTATAGAGAAG AAGCTGCAGCAGTATCATACTGATCCAAAGGTAATGCGGTGCATGACAAACACTCCAGTTGTGGTACGCGAGGGGGCAACTGTGTACGCCACAGGCACCTATGCAGCAGTGGAGGATGGAAAGCTTCTGGAGCAGCTGATGGCCAGTGTAGGATACTGCACTGAGGTGGAAGAAGATCTGATTGATGCCGTCACTGGCCTCAGCGGCAGTGGTCCTGCTTAT GCGTTTACAGCTATAGATGCTCTTGCTGATGGTGGAGTGAAAATGGGCCTTCCCAGGAGATTGGCTATACGCCTTGGAGCTCAAGCCCTGCTg gGCGCTGCTAAAATGCTGTTAGACTCAGACCAACACCCTGGGCAGCTCAAGGACAATGTGTGTTCACCAGGGGGCGCCACCATCCACGCCCTGCATGTCATGGAGAGTGGTGGCTTCCGCAGTCTCCTCATCAATGCTGTAGAGGCCTCCTGTGTTAGGACTAG GGAACTTCAGTTTTTGGCGGACCAAGAGAAAATCTCCCCAGCTGCCATAAAGAAGACAACTCTGGACAAAGTGTTGCAGCAGCCAGGAGTGACTGTCGATGGTGTTGGAGTCAGATCTCATGGGATCAGTATGTTCAACAGCAGTAACCCCAGGACCAAGAAGAAGTAA